In a single window of the Calditrichota bacterium genome:
- a CDS encoding succinate--CoA ligase subunit alpha, which yields MSILIDKTKKVLVQGITGREGQARTQLMLDYGTQVVAGVTPGKGGMQVHGVPVFDTIEEAQENVGQIDVSVVFVPAPIVKNSALEALESGIKLLVLVPDRVPIYDVLEIVKAARSTGASFVGPNTLGLLSPGKAVLGMMGGRAKSARQWFKPGHVGVSSRSGGITSSIAYYLSKSGIGLSTIVHVGGDPIVGLPHPEIMKRFEQDPETKAVVMFGEIGTSQEEQVADLIEKGEFTKPLIAYIGGKAAKEGTRFSHAGAIIEGGRGTYEGKVKRLKEVGAHVVESFNDIPRVTGEVLHSMGLS from the coding sequence ATGTCGATTCTGATCGATAAAACAAAAAAGGTTCTGGTGCAGGGAATTACGGGGCGGGAAGGCCAGGCGCGTACCCAATTGATGTTGGATTACGGGACGCAGGTGGTTGCAGGTGTGACGCCCGGTAAGGGGGGAATGCAGGTTCACGGGGTTCCTGTGTTTGATACAATCGAAGAGGCTCAGGAAAATGTGGGTCAAATCGACGTGAGCGTGGTCTTCGTTCCGGCACCGATTGTCAAAAACTCGGCCCTGGAGGCTCTTGAATCAGGCATTAAGCTGCTGGTACTGGTCCCGGATCGCGTTCCGATTTACGACGTGCTCGAAATTGTAAAGGCCGCACGCTCAACGGGGGCCAGTTTTGTGGGTCCCAATACGCTGGGTCTGCTCAGTCCGGGCAAGGCGGTGCTGGGCATGATGGGAGGACGAGCGAAATCGGCCAGGCAATGGTTTAAGCCCGGTCATGTGGGTGTTTCGTCCCGGAGCGGAGGAATTACATCGTCCATTGCGTACTATTTGTCGAAAAGCGGGATTGGGTTGAGTACCATTGTGCATGTGGGAGGCGATCCGATCGTAGGCCTGCCTCATCCGGAAATCATGAAACGATTTGAGCAGGATCCGGAAACGAAGGCGGTGGTCATGTTTGGCGAGATTGGGACATCTCAGGAAGAACAGGTAGCCGATCTGATTGAAAAGGGTGAGTTTACCAAACCGCTTATTGCCTACATTGGCGGAAAAGCGGCCAAAGAGGGAACCCGATTTTCTCATGCCGGGGCCATTATTGAAGGGGGGCGGGGAACCTACGAAGGAAAGGTAAAGCGGCTCAAAGAAGTAGGTGCCCACGTGGTGGAGTCGTTTAATGACATCCCGCGGGTCACCGGAGAGGTGTTGCATTCAATGGGGCTTTCGTAG
- a CDS encoding succinyl-CoA synthetase subunit beta — MARLFEYQGKELLKAFKISVPEGRVASSPGEVKEIAAEIGKPVVLKAQMWTTKRASLGGIQFADTADEAFEKAEDLFRLSVKGFRVEKVLVEEKLAIQEEFYTGIIIDDTSKSPLILFSSVGGTGIEEIAKAHPDKLGKMSIDVLTGLRDYQTRNLVRKTGIHGKLQVHIANVLVGLWKIAKKYDARAAEINPLVLTEDGTIFAADCRLTIDDYAIYRHPELGIEIAREFDHPPTELEKIAYKVEKNDYRGTFYFIQLEQGFKKGEGYIGFHGAGGGGSMMSMDAVNKQGFKIANFTDTSGNPPASKVYRAAKIILSQKGIDGYFGSGSGVASQEQFHSARGLVKAFREERLSVPAVIRLGGNEEDLAVEILTKYTKDLPAPVEGYKKDDSADYCAERLRLLVDTYKESGEPPKPFVKPTAEKPYTFQTLTGSVTFDYAKCQTCESKACIAACQPEILKLDGEFPVLAIAEEEAKKGKCTECLACELACEFEGNKGAFIDLPIPGLEEYRKKTGFWRNNVDSDR, encoded by the coding sequence GTGGCACGATTATTTGAATATCAAGGAAAAGAATTGCTGAAGGCGTTTAAGATTTCAGTTCCGGAGGGAAGGGTTGCCTCCTCGCCCGGGGAGGTCAAAGAGATTGCTGCTGAAATCGGAAAGCCTGTCGTTTTAAAAGCCCAGATGTGGACGACAAAACGGGCCTCTCTTGGGGGCATTCAGTTTGCTGATACGGCAGACGAAGCGTTTGAAAAAGCAGAAGACCTGTTTCGCCTGTCTGTCAAGGGATTTCGTGTGGAAAAGGTGTTGGTCGAAGAAAAGCTGGCCATTCAAGAGGAATTTTACACGGGAATTATCATCGACGACACCTCGAAATCCCCGCTGATTCTGTTCAGCTCCGTCGGAGGAACCGGGATTGAGGAAATTGCAAAGGCACATCCGGACAAATTGGGCAAAATGTCCATCGATGTTCTGACGGGATTGCGGGATTACCAGACGAGAAATCTGGTTCGCAAAACGGGCATCCACGGAAAATTGCAGGTGCACATTGCCAATGTGTTGGTCGGATTGTGGAAAATCGCCAAAAAGTACGACGCACGCGCGGCCGAAATCAATCCTCTTGTTCTGACGGAAGACGGGACCATTTTTGCTGCAGATTGCCGGTTAACCATCGATGACTATGCCATCTACCGCCACCCGGAGCTGGGAATAGAAATTGCCCGGGAGTTCGATCATCCGCCCACGGAGCTTGAGAAAATTGCCTACAAAGTGGAAAAAAATGATTATCGGGGAACCTTCTATTTTATTCAATTGGAGCAGGGGTTCAAAAAGGGAGAAGGGTACATCGGGTTTCATGGCGCCGGCGGCGGTGGTTCCATGATGTCGATGGATGCCGTGAATAAACAGGGATTCAAGATCGCGAATTTTACGGACACCAGCGGAAATCCTCCGGCATCCAAGGTGTACCGGGCGGCAAAAATTATTCTTTCGCAAAAGGGAATAGACGGGTATTTTGGTTCGGGATCGGGTGTGGCCAGTCAGGAGCAATTCCATTCGGCCAGGGGGCTGGTTAAGGCCTTCAGGGAGGAGCGGCTTTCCGTTCCGGCCGTTATTCGTTTGGGGGGAAATGAAGAAGACCTTGCCGTAGAGATTTTGACAAAATACACCAAGGATTTACCGGCCCCGGTTGAAGGGTACAAAAAAGACGATTCTGCTGATTATTGCGCGGAGCGACTGCGACTTTTGGTAGATACGTACAAGGAATCCGGCGAGCCCCCTAAGCCCTTTGTGAAACCGACGGCTGAGAAGCCTTACACCTTTCAAACGCTTACAGGAAGCGTGACATTTGATTACGCCAAATGCCAGACCTGTGAATCGAAAGCGTGCATTGCGGCCTGCCAGCCGGAAATCCTGAAATTGGACGGTGAGTTTCCGGTTCTGGCCATCGCAGAAGAGGAGGCCAAAAAGGGCAAATGCACGGAGTGTTTGGCCTGCGAATTGGCCTGCGAATTTGAAGGGAATAAGGGCGCTTTCATCGATTTGCCGATTCCGGGTTTGGAAGAGTACCGTAAGAAAACTGGATTTTGGAGGAACAATGTCGATTCTGATCGATAA
- the nth gene encoding endonuclease III — MEDIPFLGKPDAVVNYWVVPETDSEPEKGDSHAIEVLDRLKKVYPDATCTLDFKTPVQLLVATILSAQCTDERVNKVTPKLFRNYPTARDLAEVPIEKLEEIIRSTGFYHQKARSIQESCKIIVGKHGGEVPDSLEALVRLPGVGRKTANVVLGNAFGKNVGVVVDTHVGRLSRRLGLTGEKNPEKIEKILMQKIPRSDWTLFSHLLIEHGRKVCTSRAPKCEECFLKDLCVEYGNR; from the coding sequence ATGGAGGATATTCCATTCTTGGGTAAGCCTGACGCCGTGGTGAATTATTGGGTTGTCCCCGAAACCGATTCGGAACCGGAAAAAGGGGACAGCCATGCAATCGAGGTATTGGATCGCCTGAAAAAAGTTTACCCGGATGCGACCTGCACGCTGGACTTCAAAACACCGGTCCAATTGCTGGTGGCCACCATTCTTTCCGCCCAGTGCACCGACGAACGGGTCAACAAGGTGACCCCGAAGCTGTTTAGGAACTACCCCACAGCGCGCGACCTGGCTGAGGTTCCCATCGAAAAACTGGAGGAAATCATTCGTTCGACGGGGTTTTATCATCAAAAAGCCAGGAGCATTCAGGAATCCTGTAAAATCATTGTCGGGAAACACGGCGGCGAGGTTCCCGATTCCCTGGAGGCGCTTGTCCGGCTGCCGGGCGTGGGACGGAAGACAGCAAATGTCGTTCTGGGAAATGCCTTTGGAAAAAATGTGGGCGTCGTGGTGGATACGCACGTGGGCAGGCTTTCGCGGCGATTGGGTCTGACAGGGGAGAAAAATCCTGAAAAAATCGAAAAAATTCTTATGCAGAAAATTCCCCGCAGCGACTGGACCCTGTTTTCGCATCTGTTGATTGAACACGGGAGAAAAGTCTGCACCTCCCGTGCGCCCAAGTGTGAGGAATGCTTCTTGAAGGATTTGTGTGTGGAGTACGGGAACCGCTGA
- the fabL gene encoding enoyl-[acyl-carrier-protein] reductase FabL, whose translation MLQDLKGKKALVTGGSRGIGRAIAVRLAEAGADVAINYLRQNTRALETAKMIENAGRRALILKANVAEQDQITAMFGEIEKEFGHLDILVSNAASGVLRPALELTMRHWHWTMDINAATLIPLAQHFYAIKKPDSEGIIIAVSSLGAIRAIPNYTAVGASKAALESIVRHLAVELAPKNIRVNAISAGVVDTDALKHFPNREDILRESLKRTPAGRLTTPEDVANVAILLCSDLAKMIQGQTIIVDGGYSILG comes from the coding sequence ATGCTGCAGGATCTCAAAGGAAAAAAAGCTCTTGTTACGGGAGGGTCACGTGGCATTGGGCGAGCCATTGCCGTGCGTTTGGCGGAAGCGGGTGCGGATGTGGCCATCAACTATCTCAGGCAAAATACACGGGCCCTGGAAACGGCCAAAATGATTGAAAATGCCGGGCGTCGTGCCCTGATTCTCAAGGCCAACGTGGCGGAACAAGATCAAATAACGGCCATGTTTGGGGAAATCGAAAAGGAGTTTGGTCATCTGGATATTCTGGTCAGCAATGCGGCCTCCGGCGTGCTGAGACCGGCTCTTGAGCTTACCATGCGGCACTGGCACTGGACCATGGACATCAACGCTGCCACGCTTATCCCTCTGGCCCAGCATTTTTACGCCATCAAGAAACCGGATTCCGAAGGAATTATCATTGCCGTGTCCAGTTTGGGAGCCATTCGAGCTATTCCCAATTACACGGCTGTGGGTGCGTCGAAGGCGGCTCTGGAATCCATTGTTCGGCATTTGGCGGTGGAATTGGCCCCGAAAAATATTCGGGTGAATGCAATTTCCGCGGGTGTTGTGGATACGGATGCGCTCAAACATTTTCCCAATCGGGAGGACATTCTGAGAGAATCCCTGAAACGAACCCCGGCCGGCCGTCTGACTACCCCGGAAGATGTGGCGAATGTGGCCATTTTGCTCTGTTCCGATCTGGCAAAAATGATTCAGGGACAGACCATTATTGTAGATGGAGGATATTCCATTCTTGGGTAA
- a CDS encoding SpoIIE family protein phosphatase, which translates to MKVRLLASQEKEITRSLWKIISSNLQIYSLMNAVLDLFQEIYPYKKAAIFILCRMKKVIEYEVTRGYSREAYVSLKEIVAPRIQQEFEKHGLEPLIVNRNLVATKGTTLEADSILVVPLVHSEQLIGFIMIELEQPGSIDHKTLEFLGFLGLQVSVSIENARLYRQIQRESLEKTLLLEVAKKISSSIELDEVLNLIIDSVRQVIPYDAAGIFLTDKKGNIHPEILRGYDAEAVKKADLKVGRGLIGVVAKSGRGLIINNVLKEKRYIIARKETRSELIAPLYWRRKIIGVLNIESDKENAFVESDLSLLEALAGHAAIAIENARLHQRLMEQQMLEREMRLAREIQKTLLPKRLPRVPGYEFSAVNLPSRLVSGDFYDIARLKKGDISICIGDVSGKGAPAALMMASLYSAFKSRINENWTVDRLVARLNRILYEHTLPGKYATFFLAELNPKEKILEFCNAGHNPPILITQTGRIKFLETGGTVLGFVKNPPYRREKIRLKSGDLLFFYTDGLIEASNPKGEFFEMALLLDILITKHNLGAYQIRKAILKAVSNFTQKDYLEDDLTIIVVKIH; encoded by the coding sequence ATTGAATATGAGGTTACACGCGGGTACAGTCGGGAGGCCTATGTCTCTCTTAAGGAGATAGTGGCTCCCAGAATACAGCAGGAATTCGAAAAGCACGGTCTGGAGCCGCTCATAGTGAACCGAAATCTGGTTGCGACCAAAGGCACAACACTTGAAGCCGATTCTATTCTCGTTGTTCCGCTGGTCCATTCGGAGCAGTTGATCGGCTTTATTATGATTGAATTGGAGCAGCCCGGAAGCATTGATCACAAAACACTCGAATTCCTGGGATTTCTGGGATTGCAGGTTTCTGTTTCCATTGAAAATGCCCGTCTTTATCGGCAAATTCAACGGGAGTCCCTTGAGAAAACGCTCCTCCTGGAGGTGGCCAAGAAGATCAGTTCCTCAATCGAGCTGGATGAAGTGTTAAATTTGATTATCGATTCGGTTCGTCAAGTGATTCCGTATGATGCCGCGGGGATTTTCCTGACGGACAAAAAAGGCAATATTCATCCGGAAATATTGCGCGGCTACGATGCCGAGGCGGTTAAAAAGGCCGATCTAAAGGTGGGTCGGGGATTGATTGGGGTGGTTGCCAAATCGGGGAGAGGGCTTATTATCAACAATGTTCTCAAGGAAAAGCGCTATATTATTGCCCGGAAAGAGACGCGGTCGGAGCTCATTGCACCGCTCTATTGGCGGCGGAAAATTATTGGTGTTCTCAATATTGAATCGGACAAAGAGAACGCATTTGTGGAATCCGATTTATCCCTTCTGGAAGCGCTGGCCGGCCACGCGGCTATTGCCATTGAAAATGCCCGCCTTCACCAGCGTTTGATGGAACAACAAATGCTTGAGCGGGAAATGCGTCTGGCCCGGGAAATTCAAAAGACATTGCTTCCGAAGCGCCTGCCGCGTGTACCGGGATATGAATTTTCAGCCGTGAATCTTCCTTCCCGGTTGGTCAGCGGTGATTTTTACGATATTGCCCGTTTGAAAAAGGGTGATATCAGCATTTGCATCGGCGATGTTTCGGGGAAAGGGGCGCCGGCCGCCCTGATGATGGCATCCCTGTATTCGGCCTTTAAAAGCCGCATTAATGAAAATTGGACAGTCGATCGTCTGGTTGCCCGATTGAATCGAATTCTTTATGAACACACACTGCCGGGAAAATATGCCACCTTTTTTCTGGCAGAATTAAATCCCAAAGAGAAAATCCTTGAGTTCTGCAACGCCGGGCATAATCCACCGATCTTAATTACACAGACGGGCCGGATAAAATTTCTTGAAACGGGCGGTACGGTTCTGGGATTTGTGAAAAATCCGCCCTACCGGCGCGAAAAGATCCGGCTGAAATCCGGTGATCTGTTGTTTTTTTACACGGACGGACTCATTGAAGCCAGCAATCCCAAAGGAGAATTCTTTGAGATGGCTTTGCTTCTGGACATCCTCATTACCAAGCACAACCTGGGTGCCTACCAGATTCGGAAGGCCATTTTAAAGGCAGTTTCCAATTTCACACAAAAGGATTATCTTGAAGATGATCTGACGATCATCGTGGTGAAGATTCACTAA